The following proteins are encoded in a genomic region of Deltaproteobacteria bacterium:
- a CDS encoding methionyl-tRNA formyltransferase, which yields MKILFAGSPEIALPSLEALLASGEEIIGVISQPDRPVGRGRKLSSPPVATLAKKSQRLLFQPEKLDDSFLRTLTELSPDLIVVVAYGKILPKKMLMIPPQGCLNLHFSLLPKYRGAAPVQWALINGEAETGVTTLKMVERLDAGPIYLQRKVPIQEEDNSLLLGKRLANIGAELLVETIQRLKEGKLQASPQVEEMVTWAPSLEKEDGLIDWNCSAKAIFCKIRGTNPWPGAYTFLDTQRLKIYTASVIPEKNKKQRPGEILATHPSGIDVACGHGILRLEELQLEGGKRLSAAEFLRGHPLEVGTKLGS from the coding sequence ATGAAGATCCTTTTTGCTGGTTCCCCAGAAATTGCCCTTCCCAGTCTTGAGGCGCTCCTTGCTTCTGGTGAAGAGATCATAGGGGTTATCAGCCAGCCGGACCGGCCGGTGGGGCGGGGGCGAAAACTTTCGTCCCCCCCCGTGGCTACCCTTGCCAAAAAGAGCCAACGGCTCCTTTTTCAACCGGAAAAATTAGACGACTCTTTTCTCCGAACGCTAACTGAATTATCGCCGGACCTGATTGTTGTGGTTGCCTATGGGAAAATTCTGCCAAAGAAAATGTTAATGATCCCACCTCAAGGGTGTCTCAACCTCCATTTTTCACTCTTGCCAAAGTATCGTGGGGCCGCCCCTGTCCAATGGGCGCTGATCAACGGCGAGGCGGAAACCGGGGTGACCACCTTAAAGATGGTGGAAAGACTGGACGCCGGCCCGATCTATCTTCAAAGAAAGGTTCCGATTCAGGAGGAGGATAACAGCCTTCTTTTGGGCAAACGACTGGCAAATATCGGGGCGGAACTCCTTGTTGAGACGATTCAACGGTTGAAGGAAGGGAAGTTGCAGGCCTCTCCTCAGGTTGAGGAAATGGTGACTTGGGCCCCTTCCTTAGAGAAAGAAGACGGTCTGATTGACTGGAATTGTTCGGCGAAGGCGATTTTTTGTAAAATTCGGGGGACGAATCCCTGGCCGGGGGCGTATACCTTTCTTGACACCCAAAGGCTTAAAATTTACACTGCCTCGGTGATCCCTGAAAAAAATAAAAAACAGAGGCCGGGAGAAATTCTGGCGACCCACCCTTCCGGGATTGATGTTGCTTGCGGTCACGGGATTCTCCGTTTGGAAGAACTGCAACTGGAGGGGGGAAAGCGGCTTTCCGCCGCGGAGTTTTTGAGAGGGCACCCGCTTGAGGTGGGGACAAAATTAGGGTCATGA
- the def gene encoding peptide deformylase: MALLPIVKYPDPVLKKKSLPVSPSDKTVGRLIDDMLETMYAAPGVGLAAPQVAVLKRVLVIDIGQLEGASPKGEKRKPDPKAIINPEIVHREGEILWEEGCLSLPQLILPVKRSAKIIVQGFSKEGRPIRIPAEELLAVAFQHEIDHLDGILLVDRLSRLKRDLYKKKLEKGDSPKHEEFEEVPSTSKRAYIG; the protein is encoded by the coding sequence ATGGCACTCCTTCCGATTGTCAAATACCCGGACCCGGTACTGAAAAAAAAATCGTTACCGGTTTCTCCCTCGGACAAAACCGTGGGGCGGCTTATTGATGACATGCTGGAGACGATGTATGCCGCGCCGGGGGTAGGACTGGCCGCCCCTCAGGTGGCGGTTTTAAAAAGGGTTCTCGTGATTGATATTGGTCAACTTGAGGGTGCTTCACCCAAGGGTGAGAAAAGAAAACCGGACCCCAAGGCGATCATTAATCCGGAGATTGTCCATCGGGAGGGGGAGATTCTCTGGGAAGAGGGGTGTCTTTCCCTCCCGCAGTTGATTCTCCCGGTGAAACGCTCCGCCAAGATTATTGTTCAGGGGTTTTCCAAAGAGGGACGTCCGATCCGGATCCCGGCAGAGGAGTTATTGGCGGTCGCCTTCCAGCATGAAATTGATCACCTGGACGGGATTCTTTTGGTGGACCGTCTCTCGCGCCTCAAACGAGACCTTTACAAAAAGAAATTGGAGAAGGGTGATTCCCCCAAGCATGAAGAGTTTGAGGAAGTCCCGTCCACTTCGAAACGGGCCTATATCGGATGA
- the priA gene encoding primosomal protein N': protein MLFVEVALPIPKNRTFTYRLAPGQLSPIKAGSRVLVPFGRRKMVGIVLSFPSTTSISGIKEILEVLDPEPVFSERMLALLKEVSREVLSPIGEVLKVALPAVLGRPRFRIRTGPVSGSPSPKVFGTTVRYSLRPFVEGSPSPPVLNLNPHQKSALAKIDEARRSGERLFLLHGVTGSGKTEVYLQVIQKLLEEKKQVLLLTPEIGLTPQLVERVRDRFGNQCLLYHSGLSDGERLQTWQRVYHGEGSLVVGTRSAVFLPFSNLGLIVMDEEQDPSYKQEDRLRYHAREIARRRCQKEGAFLLLGSATPSLESFYQCTTGAHSYFFLPERATGASLPEIVISDMRKEEKTSIFSKSLLAALAENLYRHQQSLLFLNRRGFANFLVCHYCGEYFPCPRCHVSLTLHQKKRQLHCHYCDWRVEAPTQCPQCGGDRIRESGFGTEKVEEEVRTIFPEARVARLDRDTMTRKEAWPELLARLQRQEIDILIGTQMIAKGHDYPGITLVGVLNADTILNFPDFRASERTFHLLLQVAGRAGRGSDPGRVFIQTYHPDHPCFESLPAHNILEFYRKELMERQELNYPPFSRIVRLEWNGTDREKVEITAVTMAGLLKEKLPLAVTLLGPAPCPLEKLRNRYRWHLLAKVKKMGEFQKLLKELLDAGEGGILPSGLRLIVDIDPLNLL, encoded by the coding sequence ATGCTTTTTGTCGAAGTCGCCCTGCCGATTCCTAAAAACCGGACCTTTACTTACCGGCTTGCGCCGGGCCAGTTATCTCCAATAAAGGCTGGATCGAGGGTACTGGTCCCTTTTGGCCGAAGAAAGATGGTCGGGATCGTCCTCTCATTCCCATCAACAACTTCTATCAGCGGGATTAAAGAGATCCTTGAGGTTTTGGATCCGGAACCGGTTTTTTCTGAACGGATGCTTGCCTTATTAAAGGAGGTCTCTCGGGAGGTGCTGAGCCCGATTGGCGAGGTCTTGAAGGTTGCCTTGCCAGCGGTACTTGGTCGACCACGATTTCGGATACGGACGGGTCCTGTCTCCGGGTCGCCCTCGCCGAAGGTCTTCGGCACTACAGTAAGGTACAGCCTCCGACCTTTCGTTGAGGGCTCCCCATCGCCACCCGTCCTTAACTTAAATCCTCACCAGAAGTCTGCCCTTGCCAAAATTGATGAGGCCCGCCGGTCGGGGGAAAGGCTTTTTCTCCTCCATGGCGTGACCGGCAGTGGTAAAACAGAAGTTTACCTCCAGGTTATTCAGAAACTCCTTGAAGAAAAAAAACAGGTGCTCCTCCTGACGCCGGAGATCGGCCTGACCCCTCAATTAGTGGAAAGGGTCAGGGATCGATTCGGTAACCAGTGTCTCCTCTACCATAGCGGTCTTTCCGATGGGGAACGGTTGCAGACCTGGCAGAGGGTTTATCACGGAGAAGGCTCTCTCGTTGTCGGGACTCGTTCCGCTGTATTTTTACCATTTTCGAACCTGGGACTGATAGTGATGGATGAAGAACAGGACCCCTCCTACAAGCAGGAGGACCGCCTTCGTTATCATGCGCGGGAGATCGCCCGCAGGCGGTGTCAAAAGGAGGGGGCTTTTCTCCTCCTCGGCTCGGCGACCCCCTCCCTGGAATCATTTTACCAATGCACTACGGGCGCCCACAGCTATTTCTTCCTCCCTGAAAGGGCAACGGGGGCCTCCCTGCCAGAAATTGTCATTAGTGACATGCGCAAGGAGGAAAAAACCTCCATTTTTTCAAAATCTTTGCTGGCCGCCCTTGCCGAAAACCTTTACCGTCATCAACAGTCCCTCCTTTTTTTAAATCGCCGAGGCTTTGCCAACTTTTTGGTCTGTCATTATTGTGGGGAGTATTTCCCTTGCCCCCGTTGTCATGTCTCCCTCACGCTTCATCAAAAGAAACGGCAATTGCACTGTCACTACTGTGACTGGCGGGTCGAGGCCCCGACCCAATGCCCCCAGTGCGGCGGCGATCGGATTCGGGAATCCGGTTTTGGGACGGAAAAGGTAGAGGAAGAGGTCAGAACGATTTTCCCGGAGGCCCGTGTAGCCCGATTGGATCGCGACACCATGACCCGCAAAGAGGCCTGGCCTGAACTCCTGGCAAGGCTTCAACGCCAGGAGATTGACATCCTGATCGGGACACAGATGATTGCCAAGGGGCACGATTATCCGGGGATCACCCTCGTTGGGGTCCTGAATGCCGATACGATCCTCAACTTCCCTGACTTCCGGGCCTCGGAGAGAACCTTTCATCTTCTTTTGCAAGTCGCCGGACGGGCCGGGCGCGGCTCCGACCCGGGGCGTGTCTTTATCCAGACCTATCACCCGGACCACCCCTGTTTTGAAAGCCTGCCTGCCCACAACATCCTGGAATTTTACCGGAAGGAATTGATGGAACGCCAAGAGCTCAACTACCCACCATTCTCCAGGATTGTTCGGTTGGAGTGGAACGGCACCGATCGGGAGAAGGTTGAAATCACGGCGGTGACGATGGCGGGACTCCTCAAAGAGAAATTGCCGCTGGCGGTCACCCTCCTCGGTCCAGCCCCTTGCCCGCTGGAAAAATTGAGGAACCGGTACCGCTGGCATCTCCTGGCCAAGGTCAAAAAAATGGGGGAGTTTCAAAAATTGCTGAAGGAACTCCTTGACGCCGGAGAAGGCGGTATTTTACCATCCGGCCTGCGGTTGATCGTTGATATCGATCCGCTCAACCTCTTGTAA
- a CDS encoding response regulator: MRAGGLWGMEGKRTILVADDDRDLVRTLRDGLERNGFETCVAYEGVRTIELAHKKKPDLIILDMRMPVGEGATVLDNLRSHRETEKIPVLVLTGVDRAGLEEEVKKLGAREFIKKPCDLDFLIIKIRKYLS; the protein is encoded by the coding sequence ATGAGAGCCGGAGGTCTTTGGGGGATGGAGGGCAAACGGACCATTTTGGTGGCGGATGACGATCGGGATCTTGTCCGTACCCTTCGCGACGGACTGGAGAGAAACGGTTTTGAGACCTGCGTTGCCTATGAAGGGGTTCGTACCATCGAGCTGGCCCACAAGAAGAAACCGGACCTTATCATCCTCGACATGCGGATGCCGGTGGGAGAAGGGGCCACCGTTTTGGATAATCTCCGTTCTCACCGGGAGACCGAAAAGATCCCTGTCCTGGTTCTGACCGGTGTTGATAGGGCGGGTCTCGAAGAAGAAGTCAAAAAATTGGGGGCCAGGGAATTTATTAAAAAACCTTGTGACCTCGATTTTCTCATCATCAAAATCAGGAAATATCTTTCATGA
- a CDS encoding FAD-dependent thymidylate synthase — MTNSPFLSEPPVVTLEGVIEQPYNLAVATARTCYSSRGIVSLDDVTKDEKALVLRDKIAQSTLHAGHLTTRQHATFVFALDKISRQFIWSFLHSHPYYNSEQVSQRYVKVARGHYTIPGLSEKQAERYVTVVDGLMEKYNQMIEILLPEIRRRFYKIFPQREKVAGKYENALKKRGYEVARYLLPVAIHAYMYHSVSALTLIRYWRLCQLFDTPEEQRYVVERMVEEVKKIDPDFEKDLKDPLPLEETPEFKILEQFQTTDRLNSSQNFIDEFDRSLEGHVSKLVDYKKNAEESLAQSVRQLFGLTREKLSDDEAITLAMDPARNSYLGDTLNINSLSKLSRAMVHPHYTFQKKISHTADSQDQRHRMTPASRPILKTHYTGRPDYLLPMLVKEFDPARELFEKTMSGLFSEINRLLDDGVEPEKALYLLPNAFPIRFTESGDLLNLHHKWRTRACYDSQEEIFFATIDEISQVKEIHPRIAGHILAPCYLRKRAGETPYCPEGDRYCGVPVWKQTIEQYQRVL; from the coding sequence ATGACAAATTCCCCCTTCCTTTCCGAACCGCCGGTGGTGACCCTTGAAGGGGTGATTGAGCAACCGTACAACCTGGCGGTGGCGACCGCCCGGACCTGTTATTCCTCCAGGGGGATTGTGAGCCTTGACGACGTCACCAAGGATGAAAAGGCATTAGTGTTGCGGGACAAGATCGCCCAATCGACCCTCCATGCCGGGCACCTCACGACACGCCAGCATGCCACCTTTGTCTTTGCCCTGGACAAGATCAGCCGGCAGTTCATCTGGTCTTTTTTGCACAGCCATCCTTATTATAATTCGGAACAGGTGAGTCAGCGGTATGTGAAGGTGGCCCGTGGGCATTACACCATCCCTGGACTTTCGGAAAAACAGGCCGAGCGGTATGTGACGGTGGTTGACGGCCTTATGGAAAAATACAACCAGATGATTGAGATCCTTTTGCCGGAGATCCGGCGTCGGTTTTACAAGATCTTTCCCCAGAGGGAAAAGGTTGCAGGGAAATACGAAAACGCCCTGAAGAAAAGGGGGTACGAGGTGGCCCGCTACCTCCTGCCGGTGGCGATCCATGCCTATATGTATCATTCGGTCAGCGCCTTGACGCTGATCCGCTACTGGCGCCTCTGCCAGCTCTTTGATACGCCAGAAGAACAGCGTTACGTGGTGGAGAGGATGGTTGAGGAGGTGAAAAAGATCGATCCTGATTTTGAAAAGGATTTGAAAGACCCCCTGCCGCTGGAGGAGACACCGGAGTTTAAAATTTTAGAACAGTTTCAAACCACCGATCGTTTGAACTCCTCGCAGAATTTTATCGACGAGTTTGACCGATCACTGGAAGGGCATGTCTCTAAATTGGTGGACTATAAAAAAAATGCCGAAGAGAGTCTGGCCCAGTCGGTCCGGCAGCTCTTTGGGCTGACACGCGAAAAACTCTCCGATGACGAGGCGATCACCCTCGCGATGGACCCGGCCCGAAATTCCTACCTTGGCGACACCTTAAATATTAACAGCTTGAGCAAACTCTCCCGGGCGATGGTGCACCCGCATTATACCTTTCAGAAGAAAATCTCCCACACCGCCGATTCTCAGGACCAACGCCACCGGATGACGCCCGCTTCGCGACCGATCCTCAAGACCCATTACACCGGTCGTCCCGATTATCTCCTCCCGATGCTGGTTAAGGAGTTTGACCCGGCCCGGGAACTTTTTGAAAAAACAATGAGTGGTCTTTTTTCCGAGATCAATCGGTTGCTGGACGACGGGGTTGAACCGGAAAAGGCGCTCTACCTCCTGCCCAACGCCTTTCCGATCCGCTTCACGGAGTCGGGGGATCTCTTGAATCTCCACCATAAGTGGCGGACGCGGGCCTGTTACGACAGCCAAGAGGAAATCTTTTTTGCGACCATCGATGAAATCAGTCAGGTCAAAGAGATCCATCCCCGGATTGCCGGGCATATCCTGGCCCCCTGCTATCTGCGAAAGAGGGCGGGGGAGACCCCGTATTGCCCCGAAGGGGATCGTTACTGCGGTGTGCCGGTTTGGAAGCAGACCATTGAACAATACCAGAGAGTCTTGTGA